TGCAAAGCATTCTTATTGACGTTGAGGGCCCCGCGCTGCGACATGCCCTGGTGCAGATGGCtcagtggctgctgctggatattTTCGTGGTGATCCCACCAGGCGACCCTCAACGCGAGGCTGCTTGGGCTACAAAGTGCACAGTTCTCGCCGAGGTGACACGCGCAATATCTGGGATGATCCGGAGAAGTAACCCGCGCAGCGGCGTTGATATGGTTCTTTCGTCTCTACAGAACTTGTCATGTGTCCCTCACATGCTGTCGAGCCTAACACATAACGGCCACCTGGTCGCTGTCGATATGAACCCAGAAGCAGACGTGGCTTTAGGCCATGTTATGCCCCGAGGGTTTACCAATTTCGCCTCCCTATACACTACGCATATAGACCCTTCCAATGTCAGATATTCCCAGAGGGCCGCTTTGCGTCTCCTCGCCAACGGGACGATTGTGCTGCCGGAGCTGCCAACAAATCCACCGGCATGGCAGCAGCCTGTGTCACGCGTGGACAAAATTTTCCAgaggtcatcttcttctgcgaGTGCAAGTGGACGGATTGTGTTCTCATTCGAGCCGTCCCACTGCCTTTCCTTGCGATTCTCCGTGCCTGCCCCCATCCAGCTCGCGCCTGCAGGAACATATATCCTCTCCGGGGGTCTCGGTGTGCTGGGGCAGCAGATCGCACACTGGCTATGCAATGATCATGGCGCTCGCCATCTAGTCTTCCTCTCCCGGTCGGGAGCCCTAACGCCTGGCCCCAGAGAGACACTTCGAGTCCTATCGCAGCAGGGCTGTCGCTGCGACGTCGTTCGCTGCGACATCACCTCCACCGAAGCGGTGCAGACATTGGCATCCACCGCCACCATGAAAAATTGGAGCATTAAGGGTATCATTCAGGCTGCTATGGTGCTTGCCGACTCTCCTATGGTAACCATGGATAGTGCCAAATGGGAAGCAGCTGCGGCACCGAAGATTCGCGGCTCCTGGAATTTGCACAAGTTCCTCGGCAACGAGAATCTGGATTTCTTCGTCTTATTGTCGTCCGTCTCTGGAATTATTGGGAATAGCGCACAGGCAAACTACAGTGCTGGGAATACATTTGAAGATGCACTTGCAGCCTACCGATGCCGTCTCGGCCTGCCAGCAGTCAGCTTGAACCTGGGCCTTGTCACTGACACAGTCTCGCCGGATAGTACTAGTCCACAATCAGGAGTTGACGCCACTGAGCTTCTTGCCAAATTTCCCCATCTTAGCCCAGTCATGGTAAGCAAGTCTGAGGTGAGAAGCGCGCTGCGTGCTGCTTTGCGAGGACGATCGTTGAACAACGCCCCACTGCCACATCAGGTTGTCGTCGGTATATCAGATGAAATACGACTTGAAGACGGTGGAAGCACCAACCTATCGACCTCATGGCAGTCGGATCCCAAATTTAATCATCGGATTTGTCGACGGCCTGGTGCCGCCACCACGACAACGACATGCCAGACTCGAGTCAATTACGCTCAGGCAATCCGCGCAGCCAACAACACCGAGGCCGCCAGACTCGTCGTCGAGCAAGCACTCCGGCTTAATATTGCAAATGCCATTGCTTCAGAGATCGAGAACATAACAGTGGAAAAGCCCGTAACTGCCTACGGAGGTGAGTCTACCTTTCCTCGTCATGTACAGCCTGGACTACACTaactctctccatctctaGTTGACTCCCTTCGAGCGACCGAGCTGCGCAATTGGGCTTCTAAGCACTTTGACAGCCAGGTATCTATATTCGACATACTACGCCCTGAGCCGATATCCAGCCTGGCGTCGGTCATCTTGAGCAAATCCCCCTTTAGGGGATCCGGTGTAGGGACTCCAGAGAAAGAGGTCGGAAACAGTGGAGACTAGGTATTGAATAGAGTTTTCCTATATAAGAGGTCAACATAATTACATCTTTCCACTCTCGTAGAGCTCTTTAAAGCGCGACTGTTTAGTAAGTAGTGCTGTAGGCGAATCGAACTCGACCACAACCCCGTCAACGAGAAGGACAACGCGGTCATAACAATAAATATGCCTCAGGCGGTGCATGACAGCGAGGACTGTATGCGATGAGAACTCGCTGTTGATTGCTGCTTGCATAATGTCTTCAGTCTCGTTGTCGACACTGGGAAAAAAGGCTGGGTAAGCATTGTCCGCGTTTGTGATGGCATATAACATAGCATACCTACTCATTGCCTCGTCCAGGATCAATAATTTGCCCTGTTGGACCATTGCTCTGGCGAGACAGAGAAGCTGTCTCTGGCCCTGCGACCATGCGTCTGGTTCCATTCGTCCATCCAGGCCACCTTCCTGTGCAATCCTATCCCACAGGCCAAGGATCTGCAATGCGCTGATAATTTTCTGATCGGACGCTGTCTGTAAAGGATCAATGTTGAAGCGAACACTCCCAGCAATCAGGAAGGGGTCCTGTGTCACGACGTTCAATTTCCTGCGGACTTGAGCCCGTGAGTGCTCCAGAATATTGATCCCGTCAATGCTGATGGTACCCTCTTGTACCTCGACCATCCCAAGCAAGGCAAGGATGAGGGATGTCTTCCCACTTCCAGATGGCCTGCAGATTGCAACCTTCTCACCCGCCTTGATTGAGATTGAGACCTCCTTCAAGACAAGCTCCGATCGACTCCTAATAACGTCATCTTAGTCGGTCAGAATCGTCACTTCTGGGTAAGCTACACTCACGGGTGGCTGGCTACTACAGCGGACAGCTCGACTCTCCCAACAGCCGGCCAGTCCCCCGGCAGAGACGGCACATTTGCAGTGTTTTCCTCCGGATCCGTCGTGCTCGTGTAGCCCTTGACGCGAGACACGGCACCAATAGATGTCTCCATATTCGTCCAGTCCTTGACGAGCTGCATCAACGTATTATTGAAGGTCATTACCATAACCAGTGCAACACCCACATCCCCCGGGTCGAATTTTTCGCGGAGAAATACAACGGTGGTAATGAGGATAATAGCCAATATGGAGACGAGCATGTCCAAAAAGAACCCCAGGCATTGCTGCACACACAACAGCAAGTATACTGGACGCTGCGAGGCGtcaagaagagagagacaggCCTCGTCAAAGCTGCGCTGCCAACCGAACGCGCGGACCGTAGCAGCCCCTTtgacgagctcgagaaaGTGAGTGTATAACGGCGCCTTCGCTTCGATGTCGAGGAATCGCAACTGGCGCGATGTCCGGAGGTAAAATCTTTGCGTAAAATACACCACCGCGCCCGCAAAGGGGACGGCAACGGACAGGTATTTAGCGAAGACGCACAGGATAACCAGCTTGACGAGGCATGTGCAGCCCCCTAACATTAGCATAAATGTTAGTCTCGCCGGTATGCCAAACCCATGTTCAAGCAGACTTACAGGCAAGTACGTTGAAGACTTCTATAGGCAAGCTCATATCAATGAGGTCCATATCCTGGCTGAACCTTTGATTGGGCATTGTCAGCGCCCGCACCgggtggatggggagggaTGCTCTTTACCGATTCGTGATACTCCCAATATCAACCTGGTGGAAAAAATGGATTGGCGCCCGAAATGTACTGGTCAGCACTCTCTCATGCAATTTTAGCGCCGAGGATGACACGATATTGACCATGAGAAGCCTACACAATGTCATTGGTGAGTTAGTTCTTCGGAACAGCTGCATTAGACAGGCGTAATCGTACCAGGAGACGGCGATCGCGAAGAAAATACTGGCAATTCCCAAGAAGACATATACACCCAGGTACATGCCAAGCCGCGAGTTGGGATGCTCCGCATTAGCCGACGTCCAGATATCGAGCCACACAGCTTTTCCTCGTTAGCAGGGTGTCTAGTACATCGTACAGCACGATCAGGTTCAGACTCACTTGTGAGCTCGCCGCAGATGGCCCAAATTAGTGCGCACCCCAAACACAAAGCGACTGTAATCTTCCCCGAGGCAGAAGCATAGTAGGCATAAATGGACAGGTCTCCTTGCTGACGACTCAAACTTTGACTTTGTTGTTCACTGCATgactcggcctcgtcgctatcgtcatcatcatcatcatcatcatcatcatcatctggaTCCCGAAAGGGAGAAATGGTCTCCTTCCCATATTGGATAGCTAGCGGAGAGGGAATTGGTAGAGCATTATCCATATCCTGAACAAAGGCGTTGCCGGCTTTGAGGTTCTGCAAAGTGTCGGTTTCGACAATGCGGCCATCGGCAAGCACAACGATCTTATCGGCGTATTGGAGAACGAATCCTACGAATTCCATTTTTGGTCAATGGCTGGGCAAGACGCTATGAGACGCAACGTACTCGAGTGGGTGGCAAGCACAACTGTTGTGTGCATCTTGCGTAGCAGTCCTCCAGGACCAAACAGGTGTCTGGCAATATGTTCCACAGTCGTAGCATCAATGCCGCTAAACACATCGTCCAGCAAAACAATTTTGTGCCGAGAGTAGACAGCTCTAGCTAATGCCTAATATAAGACGCTCAGCAAGTCAGCCGTAAGGGTAGCGGTCTTTTTCCACTTACGACGCGTTGTTTCTGTCCCCCGCTCAACGTGGTCCCATTACCGGCAAGGGGTGTCATGTCACTctgaggaagttgagcgAGATCTTTTTGCAACCCGCAAGCTGATATGACTGTTCTATACCACTGTCGATCCATTGGAAGCTCACCAAGAACGTTCTGGCGTATCGTTTGGCTTCGCAGCCACGTCTCTTGGCCACAGTATGCAACACCAGATCGACTACCTTCATAAGGGCACCCAAGAGCAACGGTTTCACCGAGAATGCTCCCTATCAAGGTCGATTTTCCGCTTCCGGTAGGCCCAATAATCATAGTTATCGCGGCTCGAGGTACCTGGAGGCTAATATTGCGGAGTACGGCGGGTGCAGATCGGTCCCATCCAAAACTCTGGCCTTCCATTTCCTGTATGGCACCTCCATTCTTCGAGGAACCAGCAACCTGCACCAAAGCTATTGGCGTATCACCGTCAGCACCCGGGAAAGGTCGATGGTCGGAGGTATCGGCACGTTGAGGCCCCGGCACCTCGTTGCAATATTCCTGGATCCTATCAAAGCATCCCAAGCATTGTATAACCGCTGGCAGTGCTTGAATGAAAGTCAACACCGGGGTCGTCACCAGGCTAATGAGGGAAATGGAAGTAAAGGCTGTGGCCGCGAGAATTGATCGGTCGTCCCTCACTAGAGCAATAATTGCGTACACCACGAATGTCGCCATAGGAGCCAGATTTGTCGGTGCATTGGCTGCATAATACAATATCTGATCAGTTTAAAAATCTACGAATTGACTGACTCGGACGACTAACAGAGAATAACTCGCACAATGAGCAGTTTTCGAAACACTGCAGATACAGCGATTTCAGCCGCGCGAAGACCCCGGATTACGCGCGAGATTGTTTCTGACAATCCCAGCATCTTGACCTCTGTGATCCTCTCCAGGGAATATGAGGTGATCCGAAGCCGCTCCTCAACTCTCTCAATCCAAGCACGCTGTGAGGTACTGCTAGCTGCTGAGAGCTTGACTGTGGCACCGACAAAGACTGCCAGCAAGGGTCAGAATCCCGAAAATTTGCCAAATTAGGTAGGATAATGGGAAGTACAGACCAACAACAATCAGGGCGGGGACGATACAGGCCACCCCGACCTGTCTCTCGAGCAGGTAAATCGCGACGCCGATTTCGATCATGCTGGCCCACATCTCATGGATTAATCGAAAGCCACTTGCGATCCGTTCGACGTCGGTTCCCATTAGGGTTATGGCTGTGTTTCCGCCCAGATGTGCCGCTTTGGTCTGCACCGTTTGTCCGTGGATAAGTGAGATCAAGCCGCCCCGGAGGCGAATCGTAAAGCGGAACGTGAAGTATCCGTAAAGCGCATTGCTCGCCTGTATCCGTCAGCTGATTACATTAGTAGCTGTTCACGCGTCGCAGGGAGGAGGGATGATAGAGTATCGACGCACGGCCATTCCGCAGTAAACAATGGCAAATGCCCCTATCAGGGCTCTGCCAAAGTCCATTGGAGCATAGGTATTCCCAACCCAGGAAACTGTTGCATTGACAAGAAACGGTTGGCAAAACGTAAACCCGGACAGACACAGACGCGGAATAAATGCCGAGTTAAACGGAGTGCGGTAGGCACGCAGACAGGAACGGAGCAGTGCGTGTTTTGCCGATTTATCCTCTAATTGTACGGTGAATCATACGTCAGATCTTTCTTTTCGTATATGGCGACTTTGAGTTCCCTGTATACCTTTGTGGGCCCAGGCCTCCTGTAGCTTCCTTCCGACATCTCTACCACTTAGTTGCGGATCAAGGTCAGGCAAATCGGTGACGGTAAACACGTTTGAGTAGCCCTGGTGGAACGTCCCCGCCAGCCATGCGAAGCTCGCCTGTTTCCAGAAGCCACTGAAGGGCTCAGGTGTCGCGGGCTTCAGCGTTGACGAAACCAAGGAAGCTTCCTTACCCAGGGATTCGAAAACCACTGAGCAGATGGTGAAACCCAAGCCCAGAGTGAGAACTATGGCCTCATTGGTTGAAGATCCGATAAGCCACAGCGTTCTCACTCTGGCAATTGTCAAAAGAGATCTAGCGGAAAGGAAAAGTGCAAGCAGCGTGGATGGTCGAATGGAATGACAATGGTGGATGTACGATAATCCTCCAGCACCTGCGATGGCGACCACCCCCAGCATGTCGGCAGCCAACGAAGCATTGTTTCGGAGGGCTGGGTAACCTAGTCTCCGCACGACAAGAAAACTTGTCTCGCACACCCAAAGCGCAACCAAGGAGATCTAGAACAGTGTTCAGAAGTGTCATTAGGTAGTCGTCTACTTGGTCATatcctgaagaagggaaaggcgACATACAAGCTTCCAAATGAGCAGTTTCGATCGCTTAATCCGACGAGGCTCCTTCCACTGCAGGCATGCAGAAACTGGACAGCATAGAAGGAATAGCGCAGCGGGCAGGCAGGCGAAGAACAAATCCTCAAAGTAGACAGTGAAGTCAAAGGCTCGGCATGCGACACTGACACGGGGTCCGAATGCAGCGTCGGCAGCAGCCAGACAGGGCAGAGAGCTCGAAGTCATATTTGCGACATGCGGTGATTAGCGGAAGGAAGTGAAGGAGTTAAGCCCTTTTTTTTATCTGCCAGAGAGACAGAACATGCAGCTGGACTGGCTGGAGCCTGACACCTGATGTTACCTACCATTATAGGAATAGCGGTGCGTAACCGGACTCCGAATGGCCAATCAAATCCTCTGACCTATCACTGCATGTTGATAAGACGAGCAGAGTTGCAACTATGATGACCTGTGAAATTGACAATGATATTAACTGCAATCGGGGCTGTGAAGCGGCCGCATTTCCACCCATAACTCTCAAACCTGTGAGCCACCATTTAGCGCCTAAAAGTGATATGAAACTGTTATGTGAGGGCTCATCCCGAGCACCGGTGCCTGGGATGAGATGTGGAAAGGGACGTACAGctgtcattattggatggccgacaTGGCCGCCTAGTCCCTAGTTGCAATGCTACCGCAGCTACAATGGCATTTTTCCGTGTTTTACTGACTGGCTCTCGCCTGCTTCAAGACCCAGGGCAGTATGTGCTCCTCAGCTGTCAGTGTGTGCCCCTAGCAAAGATCAGGATTACTACCAGCTTTTCTTATCAGTTTCCACCGTATATAACAGCTAGTCATATATAGAACTTTCCtatttgggatatcggaattgcaagctccggctcgccaaTGCTTATGCAGACACTAATTGTTAAGGATCTACTTTGTcagggcagatcagcctgtTAGCCAGGTAAGGACACCAGTCCCATGTAGAGCTAATGATAAGGAAACGAAGAATTTAATACGGGACTAAACCTTGGAGATCTCCAGATTGGGGATGTCTTTCCTAAATACATTTGTGGAGTTATATAGATATAACCTAGTAACAGCACCATGACAAAGCCTTATCTGAGAATGGCAGCAAAAGCCCCGCAGTTCTGTAATATAGTAACTCTCAGAGAAAGGTCCCTGTGGGTGGTCACCCGCCAAGACCCTGCGTAGAATTGTCAATCCGCACCGCAGCGGTGCGGTGCAGGTTGCAAAATCTTCAGTCCGCGCGGATTTGCGGGTCACTGCGTGGGTTCTGATGTCTGTAATACAAACCTATAACATCTATgtaatatataaaatatagaTTAACCCTGCTTGGTTTCGATCTATACACCTGgaagtaaaaaaaaaggagataTAACTAATAGACTACTGAGCATTATTGCttatttatttatatataatgAATTTATGAAAAATATCTAAAAATATATTATCTTGGCACTTGCCAgatagctgctgctggcctaGCAGcattataatattataatattgCAACGTTATAGGATTATAGTAATATAGAGTTTAATAATAGTTTATCAGTTTTCTCTGAACTAGTTCCTTCTGtgacgagctacgcccgaagtcttgattcgagcattgcCCGAATTGCGACGAGCTGGTCCACTAGGAACCAACTGCTGATTGAATCTCTGGTCTgggataagccctgtacaggccagttcttgTATAATTGTTGCTGACTTCTGGAATAACGAATCAAGGTTGGCACCAACGTTGGTCCATGACACATATAGGAAGCTCGACGGTCACTGTGATTTAATTCTCTAgcgaattcttctagtctaatactacctGTTAGTATCAACAACTCTAGCTCGTGACACCTTCTTTACCTCTAGTACCTTGTAATactttatcttcttctctagTCTCTAGTCTTCCAGCTTCCTATTCTTTATACTTACCTAATAATAGTACTCTAGATAATCTctatattatatatactaaaGCTGGTATTTAGATTATTTAATACAGTAATAACCCTGTATTCTTAAATGTAGTAGAaagaaataataaataatacCTTTCtctcaagccagtctaaaCTATTT
This sequence is a window from Aspergillus nidulans FGSC A4 chromosome IV. Protein-coding genes within it:
- a CDS encoding uncharacterized protein (transcript_id=CADANIAT00000984), with the protein product MTSSSLPCLAAADAAFGPRVSVACRAFDFTVYFEDLFFACLPAALFLLCCPVSACLQWKEPRRIKRSKLLIWKLISLVALWVCETSFLVVRRLGYPALRNNASLAADMLGVVAIAGAGGLSYIHHCHSIRPSTLLALFLSARSLLTIARVRTLWLIGSSTNEAIVLTLGLGFTICSVVFESLGKEASLVSSTLKPATPEPFSGFWKQASFAWLAGTFHQGYSNVFTVTDLPDLDPQLSGRDVGRKLQEAWAHKEDKSAKHALLRSCLRAYRTPFNSAFIPRLCLSGFTFCQPFLVNATVSWVGNTYAPMDFGRALIGAFAIVYCGMAASNALYGYFTFRFTIRLRGGLISLIHGQTVQTKAAHLGGNTAITLMGTDVERIASGFRLIHEMWASMIEIGVAIYLLERQVGVACIVPALIVVVFVGATVKLSAASSTSQRAWIERVEERLRITSYSLERITEVKMLGLSETISRVIRGLRAAEIAVSAVFRKLLIVRVILSNAPTNLAPMATFVVYAIIALVRDDRSILAATAFTSISLISLVTTPVLTFIQALPAVIQCLGCFDRIQEYCNEVPGPQRADTSDHRPFPGADGDTPIALVQVAGSSKNGGAIQEMEGQSFGWDRSAPAVLRNISLQVPRAAITMIIGPTGSGKSTLIGSILGETVALGCPYEGSRSGVAYCGQETWLRSQTIRQNVLGELPMDRQWYRTVISACGLQKDLAQLPQSDMTPLAGNGTTLSGGQKQRVALARAVYSRHKIVLLDDVFSGIDATTVEHIARHLFGPGGLLRKMHTTVVLATHSRFVLQYADKIVVLADGRIVETDTLQNLKAGNAFVQDMDNALPIPSPLAIQYGKETISPFRDPDDDDDDDDDDDDSDEAESCSEQQSQSLSRQQGDLSIYAYYASASGKITVALCLGCALIWAICGELTTVWLDIWTSANAEHPNSRLGMYLGVYVFLGIASIFFAIAVSWYDYACLMQLFRRTNSPMTLCRLLMVNIVSSSALKLHERVLTSTFRAPIHFFHQVDIGSITNRFSQDMDLIDMSLPIEVFNVLACKLTFMLMLGGCTCLVKLVILCVFAKYLSVAVPFAGAVVYFTQRFYLRTSRQLRFLDIEAKAPLYTHFLELVKGAATVRAFGWQRSFDEACLSLLDASQRPVYLLLCVQQCLGFFLDMLVSILAIILITTVVFLREKFDPGDVGVALVMVMTFNNTLMQLVKDWTNMETSIGAVSRVKGYTSTTDPEENTANVPSLPGDWPAVGRVELSAVVASHPSRSELVLKEVSISIKAGEKVAICRPSGSGKTSLILALLGMVEVQEGTISIDGINILEHSRAQVRRKLNVVTQDPFLIAGSVRFNIDPLQTASDQKIISALQILGLWDRIAQEGGLDGRMEPDAWSQGQRQLLCLARAMVQQGKLLILDEAMSRYAMLYAITNADNAYPAFFPSVDNETEDIMQAAINSEFSSHTVLAVMHRLRHIYCYDRVVLLVDGVVVEFDSPTALLTKQSRFKELYESGKM